One window of Chryseobacterium sp. JJR-5R genomic DNA carries:
- a CDS encoding peptidase M61, with the protein MKKTALSLGFLTAFLANAQSIKTTIDLVNVKNDQVAVTMDFPKMKSGDVKFHFPKTVPGTYSVDDYGRFVEGIKFFDNKGKELAFTKAGDNTYSLKNAQNLTKVTYLVNDSFDDEADTSKHKAVFSPSGTDIEAGKIYLVNTHGFVGYIDNMQDVPYQLVIQKPADFYGTTALVDQDKSESTDTFILANYAKLTDSPLMYTKPDYTTFNAGGMDLVLGVYSPSGKYKAADFKDNLEKMVMAQKKFLGDMNTNKKYAIMLYLAGTEGPQIKGFGALEHHESTSVVLPEMMPKEAIDKTLTDVVSHEFFHTVNPLKTHSEEIHYFDYADPKMSQHLWMYEGGTEYFANLFQIQEGLITKNEFLQRINEKITNSKNYNDTMPFTVMSKNILKDEYKDQYRNVYEKGTLLAMCLDIELRKLSNGEMGYRDMIRKLSQRFGENKPFKDDKLIDELVAVTGYPQVRDFYNKYIAGDQPTPYAQYLNMVGVEMKKQETPPLFWFIKDPNQTGYNDKNNTFIFDESSALSPFSKSIGFKITDEIVALDGKTINVQNIQDFINYSKTIKEGQNVTVTVLRKNGAASEKIDLKGKAILDKMTMETLNFKANPTAAEQKLQDQWLTGKK; encoded by the coding sequence ATGAAAAAAACAGCCCTCAGTTTAGGCTTTTTGACTGCTTTTCTGGCAAATGCCCAGTCAATAAAAACCACCATTGACCTGGTGAACGTAAAAAACGACCAGGTTGCCGTTACCATGGACTTCCCCAAAATGAAATCAGGGGATGTGAAATTCCATTTTCCGAAAACCGTTCCGGGAACCTATTCCGTGGATGATTACGGAAGATTTGTGGAAGGCATTAAGTTTTTCGACAATAAAGGAAAAGAACTCGCTTTTACCAAGGCAGGTGACAATACCTATTCTCTTAAAAATGCCCAGAATTTAACCAAAGTTACGTATCTGGTGAATGACAGCTTTGATGATGAAGCGGATACGTCAAAACATAAAGCGGTATTTTCACCGTCAGGAACGGATATTGAAGCGGGAAAAATATACCTGGTCAACACCCATGGCTTTGTAGGATATATTGATAATATGCAGGATGTTCCTTACCAGCTCGTGATTCAGAAACCGGCAGATTTTTACGGGACTACGGCACTGGTTGATCAGGATAAGTCTGAATCTACCGATACGTTCATTTTGGCCAATTATGCCAAGCTTACCGACTCGCCGCTGATGTACACGAAACCGGATTATACCACCTTTAATGCCGGCGGAATGGATCTGGTGTTGGGTGTCTATTCCCCATCCGGGAAATATAAAGCTGCTGATTTCAAGGATAATCTTGAAAAAATGGTCATGGCTCAGAAAAAATTCCTCGGTGACATGAACACCAATAAGAAATACGCGATCATGCTGTATCTGGCAGGAACCGAAGGGCCTCAGATCAAAGGTTTCGGGGCACTTGAACACCATGAATCCACCAGTGTGGTCCTGCCTGAGATGATGCCGAAGGAAGCCATCGACAAAACGCTTACGGATGTCGTTTCCCATGAATTCTTCCACACGGTGAACCCTCTGAAAACGCATTCTGAAGAAATCCATTATTTTGATTATGCAGACCCGAAAATGTCCCAGCACCTGTGGATGTACGAAGGCGGAACGGAATATTTTGCCAACCTGTTCCAGATCCAGGAAGGGCTGATTACGAAAAACGAGTTCCTGCAGAGGATCAATGAAAAAATTACCAATTCCAAGAATTACAACGATACCATGCCTTTTACGGTAATGAGTAAAAACATTCTTAAGGATGAATACAAAGACCAGTACAGAAACGTTTATGAAAAAGGGACACTGCTGGCGATGTGCCTTGATATTGAATTAAGAAAACTGTCTAACGGTGAAATGGGCTACCGGGATATGATCCGGAAACTGTCCCAGAGATTCGGGGAAAACAAACCGTTCAAGGATGACAAGCTGATTGACGAACTGGTAGCGGTTACCGGATATCCGCAGGTAAGAGATTTCTACAACAAATACATTGCGGGAGACCAGCCGACTCCTTACGCACAATACCTGAACATGGTAGGCGTGGAAATGAAAAAGCAGGAAACACCGCCTCTCTTCTGGTTTATCAAAGACCCGAACCAGACCGGTTATAATGACAAGAACAATACGTTTATATTTGATGAGAGCTCTGCATTATCGCCGTTCTCAAAAAGCATCGGATTTAAAATTACCGACGAAATTGTTGCCCTGGACGGAAAAACCATCAATGTACAGAATATCCAAGACTTTATCAATTATTCCAAAACGATTAAGGAAGGCCAGAATGTAACAGTAACCGTATTGAGAAAAAACGGCGCAGCATCTGAGAAGATCGATCTTAAAGGGAAAGCTATTCTGGATAAAATGACGATGGAAACTCTTAACTTCAAAGCAAATCCTACTGCTGCGGAGCAGAAACTGCAGGATCAGTGGCTCACAGGGAAAAAGTGA
- the recQ gene encoding DNA helicase RecQ, with protein sequence MSAKKANLSGELKKYFGFSTFKGQQEQIIEDLLEGKDIFVLMPTGGGKSLCYQLPALISEGTAIVVSPLIALMKNQVDAVNGLSSDDGVAHVLNSSLNKTQTKQVFDDIKRGRTKLLYVAPESLIKEDYLEFLKEVKISFVAIDEAHCISEWGHDFRPEYRNLKSIIDKIADVPVIALTATATPKVQDDIQKTLGMTNALVFKESFNRPNLYYEVQPKVNIDRSIVKFINQNKGKSGIVYCLSRRKVEEFAQLLQVNGINALPYHAGLDQKIRVANQDKFLMEEVDIIVATIAFGMGIDKPDVRFVIHYDFPKSLESYYQETGRAGRDGGEGHCLAFYDPKDIEKLEKFLAQKPVSEREIGLQLLNEVVGYAETSMSRRQYILCYFGENFDPVNGDGARMCDNSTNPPKLKDATKDLIRILQLIRDTGEKFKSKDLISVVTGKENAVTKSYKLEQTSYFGFGKEEKDNHWKTVLRQATVQSFLLKDIETYGVLKITEKGKQVLSGELKPSFLIAEDREFDLTQSKAESDQIQMQSGGGLDQNLFTLLKELRKKVAKKYGIPPYTVFMDPSLEDMTVQYPVTLEEIAKIYGVGEGKAKKYGKEFADFISTYVEDNAIERTQDMVMKQVANKSSHKVFIIQSTDKKIDLEDIARAKNLSMDELLKEMERIVYQGTKLNIDYYIEDNFDEDIVDGFMEFMNESESDSMKVLLDEFGDELSDEEVRMLRIKFISDVAN encoded by the coding sequence ATGAGCGCAAAAAAAGCCAATTTATCAGGCGAATTGAAGAAATATTTCGGGTTTTCTACTTTTAAAGGCCAGCAGGAACAGATTATTGAGGACCTTTTGGAAGGTAAGGATATATTTGTACTGATGCCTACCGGAGGTGGGAAGTCCTTATGCTATCAGCTTCCGGCTCTTATTTCAGAAGGTACGGCAATTGTAGTTTCACCTTTAATCGCGTTAATGAAGAACCAGGTGGATGCCGTAAACGGCCTTTCATCAGATGATGGTGTGGCCCATGTTTTAAATTCATCATTAAACAAAACACAGACAAAACAGGTATTTGATGATATAAAAAGAGGAAGGACAAAACTTTTGTATGTTGCACCTGAATCCCTGATTAAAGAAGATTACCTGGAATTTTTAAAAGAGGTGAAAATTTCTTTTGTGGCCATTGATGAAGCCCACTGTATTTCAGAATGGGGGCATGATTTCAGGCCGGAATACCGGAACCTTAAATCAATTATCGATAAAATTGCGGATGTGCCGGTTATCGCGTTAACTGCTACTGCAACGCCTAAAGTCCAGGATGATATCCAGAAAACACTGGGGATGACGAATGCACTGGTGTTCAAAGAAAGCTTCAACAGGCCCAATCTTTATTATGAGGTACAGCCTAAAGTGAATATAGACCGATCCATCGTTAAGTTCATCAATCAGAATAAAGGGAAATCAGGAATCGTGTACTGCCTCAGCCGGAGGAAAGTGGAGGAGTTTGCCCAGCTTTTACAGGTAAACGGAATCAATGCGCTGCCTTACCATGCAGGCCTCGACCAGAAGATCAGGGTAGCAAACCAGGATAAGTTCCTGATGGAGGAAGTGGATATCATTGTAGCCACCATTGCATTCGGGATGGGCATCGATAAGCCTGATGTGCGTTTCGTTATCCATTATGATTTCCCGAAATCCCTTGAAAGCTATTACCAGGAGACCGGACGTGCAGGCCGTGACGGAGGCGAAGGCCACTGCCTTGCCTTCTATGATCCTAAAGATATTGAAAAACTAGAGAAATTCCTTGCCCAGAAACCGGTCTCAGAACGGGAAATCGGGCTGCAGCTGCTGAACGAAGTGGTGGGCTATGCCGAAACTTCCATGAGCAGGAGGCAGTATATCCTTTGCTACTTCGGGGAAAATTTTGATCCGGTGAACGGAGACGGCGCCAGAATGTGCGACAATTCTACAAATCCGCCTAAACTTAAGGATGCAACCAAAGATCTCATAAGAATACTGCAGCTGATCCGTGACACAGGAGAGAAATTCAAGTCCAAAGACCTGATTTCCGTGGTTACCGGAAAAGAAAATGCGGTAACCAAATCTTATAAGCTTGAGCAGACCTCTTATTTCGGTTTCGGGAAAGAGGAAAAAGACAACCATTGGAAAACGGTTTTAAGACAGGCAACGGTCCAGAGCTTTTTACTGAAAGATATTGAAACGTACGGGGTCTTAAAGATCACGGAAAAAGGGAAACAGGTCCTGAGCGGAGAACTTAAACCCTCATTTTTAATTGCCGAAGACCGGGAATTTGACCTTACCCAGAGCAAAGCGGAGAGCGACCAGATCCAGATGCAGTCCGGAGGCGGATTAGACCAGAACCTGTTCACTTTATTAAAGGAACTCAGAAAAAAGGTGGCCAAAAAGTACGGCATCCCGCCTTATACCGTGTTCATGGATCCGAGCCTTGAGGATATGACGGTTCAGTACCCGGTTACCTTAGAAGAAATTGCTAAAATTTACGGAGTCGGAGAAGGGAAGGCCAAAAAATACGGTAAAGAGTTCGCAGATTTCATCAGTACCTATGTAGAAGACAACGCCATTGAGCGTACCCAGGATATGGTGATGAAACAGGTGGCCAACAAATCCAGCCATAAGGTTTTTATCATCCAGAGCACGGATAAAAAAATTGATCTTGAAGATATCGCCAGAGCCAAAAACCTTTCGATGGATGAGCTCCTGAAAGAAATGGAGCGTATTGTTTACCAGGGGACCAAGCTTAATATTGATTATTATATTGAAGATAACTTTGATGAAGATATTGTAGACGGCTTCATGGAATTCATGAATGAATCCGAAAGCGACAGCATGAAGGTTTTGCTGGATGAATTCGGTGACGAGCTTTCCGATGAAGAGGTAAGGATGCTGAGAATAAAATTCATCAGCGATGTTGCCAACTGA
- a CDS encoding helix-turn-helix domain-containing protein, with protein MITEGVSFSGIVAAFFCSALLLSKKKNLSSDFYLMAWLWVAAVNLAYYLFPALLPDQLQPFGFALPVLSVGMLYLYVVSLTFNIKFRLSYFIKHSLFFILYSSGLVIFSAFCEKIAFKNGIPYFMNRQSRGMLDFLTFPMAVVPVVYIVLCFLALKKYQKKLPEYYSALEKISLNWLKYILVSLIILFISVSLIIALGSKLKSIPPDKIFKIVAVIQSLYVWCIIFFSLRQSLIFNQQVVMDDSAADKKDIKTDSKDKNRSAEISESLLMFMETERPYLDEELSLQKLSLLVNISAHRLSEVINQDLNTNFYRLINAYRVEEVKKKLRNPEFDKYSILGIAFESGFNSKSTFNKIFKEETGMTPSEFKKSGSSEKSPNR; from the coding sequence ATGATAACAGAAGGTGTTTCTTTTTCAGGGATCGTTGCTGCATTTTTCTGCAGCGCACTGCTGCTCTCTAAAAAGAAAAATCTTTCATCTGACTTTTATCTTATGGCATGGTTGTGGGTGGCAGCTGTTAATTTAGCCTACTACCTGTTTCCGGCACTGCTTCCTGACCAGCTACAGCCTTTTGGTTTTGCCCTTCCGGTTCTCAGCGTGGGAATGCTTTATCTGTATGTTGTTTCCCTGACATTTAATATAAAATTCCGGCTCAGTTATTTTATAAAACATTCCCTTTTCTTTATTCTTTACAGTTCGGGGCTTGTTATTTTTTCGGCCTTTTGTGAAAAGATAGCATTTAAGAATGGCATCCCTTATTTTATGAATAGACAGTCAAGGGGAATGCTGGATTTCCTGACTTTTCCTATGGCCGTTGTTCCGGTGGTTTATATTGTTTTGTGCTTCCTGGCGCTGAAAAAATATCAGAAAAAGCTCCCTGAATATTATTCCGCACTGGAGAAAATAAGCCTCAATTGGCTGAAATATATCTTGGTTTCCTTAATTATCCTTTTCATCAGTGTTTCTTTAATCATTGCATTAGGTTCAAAGTTGAAATCCATTCCTCCGGACAAGATTTTTAAGATCGTTGCTGTTATCCAGAGTTTGTATGTATGGTGCATTATTTTTTTCAGCCTTAGGCAGAGCCTTATTTTTAATCAGCAGGTGGTTATGGACGATTCCGCTGCAGATAAAAAGGATATAAAAACAGACTCAAAGGATAAAAACCGGTCAGCTGAAATTTCTGAGAGTTTGCTGATGTTCATGGAAACAGAACGTCCGTATCTGGATGAAGAGCTTAGTCTGCAGAAATTATCGCTTCTGGTAAATATTTCTGCCCACCGGCTTTCTGAAGTAATTAATCAGGATCTTAATACCAATTTCTACAGATTGATCAATGCATACCGGGTGGAGGAAGTGAAGAAAAAATTAAGAAATCCTGAATTTGATAAATATTCTATTCTGGGAATAGCCTTTGAATCCGGATTTAATTCCAAATCAACGTTCAATAAGATCTTTAAGGAGGAAACCGGTATGACACCGTCCGAATTTAAGAAGTCCGGATCTTCCGAAAAGAGTCCTAACCGGTAA
- a CDS encoding HAMP domain-containing sensor histidine kinase: MRKSILSRLNNWIIFVLMTIVVLTVVIASTVLINFLRKEEIKRVDILVSAVKFQQEATTPNLEVQGLILQIYSSNTTIPVIILDKDNQIIEHKNIPQEIENNPQEIVAFAKKMAKTYPPIELKFPNNNNQFVYYDNSPLLNNLRYSPYILGFFILCYFLFSFWFLRTIKKTDEGYLWAGLAKETAHQIGTPLSSMIGWMEIMKLDTPESEGVHEIEKDIERLRTISERFSKIGSVPELNDRDFNATIRENYDYLKTRISRKINFGLHLPNYNISVPHNKILISWVIENLVKNAVDAMKGVGSISMTVTERNKYIIIEVRDNGSGMTKQQASNAFKPGYSTKKRGWGLGLSLAKRVIKEYHNGDIKIAQTEVGKGTTFRITIRKA; the protein is encoded by the coding sequence TTGAGGAAATCAATACTGTCAAGGCTTAATAACTGGATTATTTTCGTGCTGATGACCATTGTGGTATTAACGGTGGTTATTGCTTCAACCGTCCTGATCAATTTTCTTCGCAAAGAGGAAATCAAAAGGGTGGATATCTTGGTAAGCGCAGTGAAATTCCAGCAGGAAGCCACCACGCCGAATCTTGAGGTCCAGGGACTGATTCTCCAGATTTACAGCTCCAATACGACCATACCGGTAATCATCCTGGATAAGGATAACCAGATCATCGAACATAAGAATATTCCTCAGGAAATAGAGAATAATCCTCAGGAAATTGTAGCGTTTGCCAAGAAAATGGCAAAGACCTATCCGCCGATAGAACTTAAGTTCCCCAACAATAACAACCAGTTTGTTTATTATGACAATTCCCCTTTATTAAATAATTTACGCTATTCGCCTTATATTTTAGGATTTTTCATTCTGTGTTATTTCCTGTTCTCGTTCTGGTTTCTGAGAACGATCAAAAAGACTGATGAAGGCTATCTCTGGGCCGGACTGGCCAAAGAAACCGCACACCAGATCGGGACCCCGCTGTCATCCATGATCGGCTGGATGGAAATTATGAAGCTGGACACTCCGGAATCCGAAGGCGTACATGAGATCGAAAAAGATATTGAACGGTTAAGGACAATCTCCGAACGGTTTTCCAAGATCGGTTCTGTGCCTGAGCTGAACGACCGGGATTTTAACGCCACCATCCGGGAGAACTACGATTATCTGAAAACAAGGATTTCAAGAAAGATCAATTTCGGGTTGCACCTTCCCAATTATAATATTTCGGTTCCCCACAATAAGATCCTGATCAGCTGGGTGATTGAAAACCTGGTTAAAAATGCCGTTGATGCCATGAAAGGGGTAGGGTCAATTTCCATGACGGTAACCGAACGCAACAAATATATTATCATTGAGGTAAGGGATAACGGAAGCGGAATGACAAAACAGCAGGCCAGCAATGCATTTAAGCCCGGGTATTCAACTAAGAAACGCGGTTGGGGACTTGGCCTGTCACTGGCCAAAAGAGTGATTAAAGAATACCACAATGGCGACATTAAAATTGCGCAGACTGAAGTAGGAAAGGGCACCACTTTCAGGATTACAATCAGGAAAGCTTAA
- the tatC gene encoding twin-arginine translocase subunit TatC: MSDVKDMSFFGHIGELRGHLIRSIIAIIVAAFIIGYNINWIMDHVFFGPTRNDFLTFEMVNHFSRMILGEESIRLPKDFPVRASKLYQQFNVMMAVSIFGGIVVAFPYIIWELWRFISPALHPKERKNSIFIINSVWILFMMGVLCGYYLILPFAVNFGVIFKISDIIIPLYDLSDYTTLFLQVVLGMGVIFLFPVLIYFLTTIGILTPVFMRTYRRHAIVLIMVVAAIITPADVLSMLMAALPLLFLYEFSILMCSYTYKKVQKAAGILPVKK; the protein is encoded by the coding sequence GTGAGTGATGTTAAAGACATGTCCTTCTTTGGGCATATTGGTGAATTAAGAGGTCATCTCATCCGTTCGATTATCGCAATTATCGTTGCCGCATTTATTATCGGCTATAATATCAACTGGATTATGGACCATGTGTTTTTTGGCCCTACCAGAAACGATTTTCTGACTTTTGAAATGGTGAACCATTTTTCCAGGATGATCCTGGGTGAAGAAAGCATCCGTCTTCCCAAAGATTTTCCCGTACGTGCGAGCAAGCTCTATCAGCAGTTTAATGTGATGATGGCCGTTTCTATTTTCGGAGGCATTGTTGTGGCATTCCCTTATATCATCTGGGAACTGTGGAGGTTCATCAGCCCCGCACTGCATCCCAAAGAAAGAAAAAACTCCATTTTTATCATCAACTCCGTGTGGATCCTTTTCATGATGGGCGTTTTGTGCGGATATTATTTAATCCTCCCCTTTGCTGTTAATTTCGGGGTGATTTTTAAGATTTCGGATATTATTATCCCGCTTTATGATTTGAGTGATTATACTACGCTGTTTTTACAGGTAGTATTGGGAATGGGTGTTATTTTCCTCTTTCCGGTGCTTATTTATTTCCTTACGACCATAGGAATTCTGACGCCGGTGTTTATGAGAACCTACCGCCGGCATGCCATTGTCCTGATTATGGTAGTGGCTGCTATTATTACCCCTGCGGATGTCCTGAGTATGCTGATGGCCGCATTGCCGCTTCTTTTCCTGTATGAATTCAGCATCCTGATGTGCTCATACACCTACAAAAAGGTTCAGAAGGCTGCCGGAATCCTACCGGTTAAGAAATAA
- a CDS encoding glycosyltransferase produces MKKISVMFILPDLETGGAERIVTTIANHLLRDRFEPKILLLRKRGGYLSLLREDVEIIDVKTERIRHSLKPILREIYRRKPDIVFSGFGEVNAYLSLFIKVFPKTKFIARETNVVSEHVTRKEIKFFYNFYNNYQKIIAQSDDMKNDLIAQFNIKQHKIVKINNPVDFDFIDARLRTSVRPESFRHNYKNIVAIGNLSARKGFDNLLKVFSRLKNENILLHILGDGKDRDMLHQMKDFLGLDQVIFHGKQENPYQFLRHADLFILSSRYEGFPNVLLEAGACGTYSLANNCPGGINEIIQDGTNGEIADIENHEDFAQKIINVLHQSHERDSIRDSIQSRFSKNIILSEYEKVLLDLMK; encoded by the coding sequence ATGAAAAAGATTTCTGTTATGTTTATTCTGCCGGATCTGGAAACCGGAGGCGCAGAAAGAATTGTTACCACCATTGCCAACCATCTTTTGCGGGACCGGTTTGAACCTAAGATCCTGCTTCTGCGCAAGCGGGGAGGATATCTCAGTCTGCTGAGAGAGGATGTGGAGATTATCGATGTGAAAACAGAAAGAATCAGGCATTCCTTAAAACCTATCTTACGGGAAATTTACCGCAGGAAACCGGATATTGTATTCTCAGGCTTTGGCGAAGTAAATGCCTATCTGTCTTTATTTATTAAGGTTTTCCCGAAAACGAAATTCATTGCCCGGGAAACCAATGTGGTAAGTGAGCACGTAACCCGGAAAGAAATAAAGTTTTTCTATAATTTTTACAATAACTATCAAAAGATCATTGCCCAGAGTGATGATATGAAAAATGATCTGATTGCGCAGTTCAATATCAAACAGCACAAGATTGTCAAGATCAATAATCCCGTTGATTTTGATTTTATTGATGCCAGGCTTAGAACTTCCGTAAGGCCTGAAAGTTTCAGGCATAATTACAAAAACATTGTAGCCATCGGAAACCTGTCTGCCAGAAAGGGTTTCGATAACCTGCTGAAAGTATTCTCAAGGCTTAAAAATGAAAATATCCTGCTGCATATTCTGGGTGACGGCAAAGACCGGGATATGCTGCACCAGATGAAAGATTTTCTGGGACTGGACCAGGTTATTTTCCACGGAAAACAGGAAAACCCGTATCAGTTCCTGAGACATGCCGATCTGTTCATTCTGTCTTCGAGATACGAGGGCTTCCCGAACGTCCTGCTGGAAGCCGGAGCCTGCGGAACCTATTCCCTGGCCAATAACTGTCCGGGCGGAATCAATGAAATCATTCAGGACGGGACCAACGGAGAAATTGCGGATATTGAAAACCATGAAGATTTTGCACAGAAGATTATCAATGTCCTGCATCAGAGCCATGAAAGAGATTCCATAAGGGATTCCATACAATCAAGGTTTTCAAAAAACATCATTCTGAGTGAATATGAAAAGGTTTTACTGGATCTGATGAAATAA
- a CDS encoding KpsF/GutQ family sugar-phosphate isomerase has translation MERANIVSIAKTTLEIEISELEKLKSRLDDQFAEAVEIIHAAKGKLIVVGIGKSAHVGNKIVATLNSTGTPSQFLHASEAIHGDLGVIQKQDVVLCISNSGNSPEIVNLVSYLKEYSSAMIAMTGNRNSKLAEFSDVVLDTHVDMEACPNKLAPTSSTTLQMALGDALAVSLMEMNDFKANDFAKFHPGGSLGKNLISKVDDFLSSQKPQVTEQETVKDVIISISSSRHGITVVTDEDRIIGVITDGDLRRMLMKGDDISKVLAKDIMSAHPKTIERNALAKEAMKILKDNNIGQLIVTENGKYFGIIDLHKLLDEGIN, from the coding sequence ATGGAGAGAGCCAACATCGTTTCAATTGCAAAAACAACCCTGGAAATTGAAATTTCTGAACTTGAAAAACTAAAAAGCAGACTTGACGACCAATTTGCAGAAGCCGTAGAAATCATACATGCTGCCAAAGGCAAACTGATTGTTGTAGGCATCGGAAAATCTGCCCATGTGGGAAATAAAATCGTAGCTACGCTGAATTCCACCGGAACGCCCTCACAGTTTCTTCATGCCTCGGAAGCCATCCACGGGGACCTAGGCGTAATCCAGAAGCAGGATGTGGTTTTATGCATTTCTAATTCAGGAAACTCACCGGAAATTGTAAACCTGGTATCGTATCTTAAAGAATATTCTTCCGCCATGATTGCCATGACGGGAAACAGGAACAGCAAGCTCGCGGAATTTTCAGACGTTGTCCTCGATACCCATGTGGATATGGAAGCATGCCCGAATAAACTCGCTCCTACGAGTTCAACTACCCTTCAGATGGCCCTTGGCGATGCCCTTGCGGTTTCTTTGATGGAAATGAATGATTTTAAAGCCAATGATTTCGCAAAATTCCATCCGGGCGGAAGCCTGGGGAAGAACCTGATTTCTAAAGTAGACGATTTCCTGTCTTCCCAAAAACCGCAGGTTACCGAACAGGAAACGGTAAAAGATGTTATTATTTCCATCAGCTCATCCAGGCACGGAATTACCGTGGTGACTGATGAAGACCGGATTATCGGCGTGATTACCGACGGCGATTTAAGAAGGATGCTGATGAAAGGCGATGATATTTCAAAGGTTCTGGCTAAAGACATTATGTCTGCCCATCCGAAGACGATCGAAAGAAACGCTCTGGCAAAAGAAGCCATGAAAATTTTAAAAGACAATAATATCGGACAACTGATTGTGACTGAAAATGGAAAATATTTCGGTATTATCGATTTGCACAAGCTTTTGGATGAAGGAATCAACTAA
- a CDS encoding M1 family metallopeptidase, whose amino-acid sequence MKKFSYTLLFASVLVFGQTYERDTYTVLDTLKGSDTKFRNFWDVKKYDLSVEPDFAQKSIKGNNIISFEIIRDVTDPTFQVDLQQPMKADKVEASFPVADYRQDGDFIWIKSHKTFKKGEKYTIDVTYSGNSVIAKRAPWDGGWVFTKDERGNPWMSVADEGIGASIWLPVKDLWSDEPDQGIVMKIITPKDLVGIGNGRMTGKKTTGDKTTYTWEVKNPINAYSIIPNIGKYVNFKDTFNGEKGKLDLDYWVMDYNLDKAKKQFQQVKPMLSAFEYWFGPYPFYEDSYKLVESPYLGMEHQSSVAYGNGYQNGYMGRDLSDTGVGLNWDFIIIHESGHEWFANNITAKDQADMWIHESFTNYSEVLFTERYMDKKSAELYALGIRNIIANDIPIIGKYGVRNEGSRDMYPKGASMLHTIRQVINNDDKFRQILRGLNKDFYHQTVTTRQVEDYISKKAGIDFSGVFNQYLRTTKIPVLEYSQKGEELKFRYTQVVKGLKLPVRIDGEQTINPTEEWQTVKLKKGTPVAFNPNYYINYKKVQ is encoded by the coding sequence ATGAAAAAATTTTCATATACGCTCTTATTTGCTTCGGTATTGGTTTTCGGTCAAACCTATGAAAGAGACACTTATACGGTTCTGGATACCTTGAAAGGTTCCGATACCAAATTCCGCAATTTCTGGGATGTGAAGAAATATGACCTGTCCGTGGAGCCGGATTTTGCACAAAAGAGCATTAAAGGAAACAATATCATCAGTTTTGAGATCATTAGAGATGTGACAGACCCTACCTTCCAGGTTGACCTGCAGCAGCCGATGAAAGCTGATAAGGTGGAAGCCAGCTTCCCGGTAGCGGATTACAGGCAGGACGGTGATTTCATCTGGATCAAAAGCCATAAAACCTTTAAAAAAGGAGAAAAATATACGATTGATGTTACCTATTCCGGAAACTCGGTGATTGCTAAAAGAGCCCCGTGGGACGGCGGCTGGGTATTCACAAAGGATGAAAGAGGAAACCCGTGGATGAGTGTGGCGGATGAAGGGATCGGCGCTTCAATCTGGCTGCCGGTAAAAGACCTCTGGAGCGATGAGCCGGACCAGGGAATCGTCATGAAGATCATTACGCCGAAAGATCTGGTTGGAATCGGGAACGGAAGGATGACCGGCAAAAAAACAACCGGTGACAAGACTACCTATACATGGGAAGTGAAAAACCCCATCAATGCCTACTCTATCATCCCGAATATCGGGAAATACGTGAATTTTAAAGATACCTTTAACGGCGAAAAAGGAAAGCTCGACCTTGATTACTGGGTGATGGATTATAACCTGGACAAAGCAAAAAAGCAGTTCCAGCAGGTAAAACCCATGCTTTCCGCCTTTGAATACTGGTTCGGGCCCTATCCCTTTTATGAAGATTCCTACAAACTGGTGGAGTCCCCTTACTTAGGCATGGAGCACCAGAGCAGTGTAGCTTACGGAAACGGGTACCAGAACGGATATATGGGAAGGGATCTTTCGGACACGGGTGTCGGGCTCAACTGGGATTTTATTATTATCCATGAAAGCGGCCACGAATGGTTTGCCAATAATATCACGGCAAAGGACCAGGCGGATATGTGGATCCATGAAAGCTTTACCAATTATTCTGAGGTTCTGTTCACCGAGCGCTATATGGATAAAAAATCGGCGGAACTTTATGCCCTGGGAATCAGAAATATAATTGCCAATGACATTCCGATTATCGGAAAATACGGGGTAAGGAACGAAGGCAGCAGGGATATGTATCCGAAAGGGGCAAGCATGCTCCACACGATCCGCCAGGTTATCAACAACGATGATAAATTCAGACAGATCCTGAGAGGCCTCAATAAAGATTTTTACCATCAGACGGTTACTACCCGGCAGGTTGAGGACTATATTTCCAAGAAAGCGGGAATTGATTTTTCAGGCGTGTTCAACCAGTATCTGAGAACTACGAAAATACCGGTGTTAGAGTATTCGCAGAAAGGGGAAGAACTGAAGTTTCGCTACACCCAGGTTGTAAAAGGGCTGAAGCTCCCTGTAAGAATCGATGGAGAACAGACCATCAACCCTACAGAAGAATGGCAGACCGTAAAGCTGAAAAAGGGAACTCCCGTAGCATTCAACCCCAATTATTATATCAATTATAAAAAAGTACAATAA